TGGGGAATGATGCGACGCCCAAGCTTGGCCGGAATCTCGGCATTGGGATGCACCAAGCGCTGGATCTCTCGAGCCCCCTGGCTGGCCAGCAGGCGCATGCGGATGACCTTGATCCCCCCTGCGGTGGAAGCGGCACAGGCACCGATGAAGCTTGAGAAAGTCAGAAGCACCGGCAGGAAACCGGGCCAGGCCTGGTAGTCCGCCGAGGTAAAGCCAGTGGTCGTCGAAATGGAGACGGCCTGAAAGGCACCCTTGATCAGAGCCTCCAGGCCGGAATCATAGACCCGTGTGAACAGAAGATAGGCGACTACCCCGGTGATGAGGAGGGTCTGGATCACGGCATAGGTTCGAAACTCCGGATCCTGAAAATAGTGCCCGACCATCCGCCTGCGCACGGTGAGGAAGTGCAGGGCGAAGTTGACCCCGGCGACAAGCATGAACACCACGGCGATCATCTCGATGGCATGGCTGTTGAAATGCCCGAGGCTGGCGTCATAGGTGGAAAAGCCACCGATGGCGAGGGTGGAATAGGCATGCCCGATGGCATCGAACGGTCGCATGCCGGCCAGCCAGTAGGACAGGGCACAGGCAGCGGTCAGGCCAAGATAGATGTACCAGAGGCCCTTGGCGGTTTCCGCGATACGCGGGGTAATGCGGGTTTCCTTCATGGGGCCGGTGATCTCGGCCCGAAACAGCTGCATGCCACCCACACCCAGCATGGGCAGAACGGCAATGGCCAGCACGATGATGCCCATGCCGCCCAGCCACTGCAGCTGCTGACGGTAATAGAGTATGGATTCGGGCATGGTGTCCAGGCCCGTCAGAATCGTGGAGCCCGTGGTGGTGAGACCGGAGACGGACTCAAAGGCGGCATCGGTAAACGAAATGTCCGGGTTTTCCGACAGCATCAGGGGCACGGCACCGGCCAGACCCAGTACCGTCCAGAAACCGGCGACAATGACAAAACCGTCCCTGGCGCGCATGTCACGATATTCCCGCCGGGCCGGCAGCCAGATGAGCAGACCCAGGCTGGCCACGATGAGAAAGCCGGCAATGAAGGCGAAGGCGCTTCCGTCGTCGTAGTACCAGGAGACACCGATGGGCGGAAGCATGGACAGGCTGAATGCCATCAACAGCAGGCCCAGCACTCGCTGAATCACCTTCAGATGCATGACTCTGCCCCTCCCTGCCCCGTGTGGCTGAAGCGTGGGCTGCCT
Above is a genomic segment from Natronospira bacteriovora containing:
- a CDS encoding TrkH family potassium uptake protein, with product MHLKVIQRVLGLLLMAFSLSMLPPIGVSWYYDDGSAFAFIAGFLIVASLGLLIWLPARREYRDMRARDGFVIVAGFWTVLGLAGAVPLMLSENPDISFTDAAFESVSGLTTTGSTILTGLDTMPESILYYRQQLQWLGGMGIIVLAIAVLPMLGVGGMQLFRAEITGPMKETRITPRIAETAKGLWYIYLGLTAACALSYWLAGMRPFDAIGHAYSTLAIGGFSTYDASLGHFNSHAIEMIAVVFMLVAGVNFALHFLTVRRRMVGHYFQDPEFRTYAVIQTLLITGVVAYLLFTRVYDSGLEALIKGAFQAVSISTTTGFTSADYQAWPGFLPVLLTFSSFIGACAASTAGGIKVIRMRLLASQGAREIQRLVHPNAEIPAKLGRRIIPQRVLDSVWAFFSVYVALFVVMMLTLIANGLDQVTAFSAVAAAMNNLGPGLGEVAANFQGLDDLSKWVLVFAMLLGRLEIFTLLVILTPAFWQR